In the genome of Sulfurimonas autotrophica DSM 16294, the window TTTACTGAGTATCATACCTATTTCATCAAACTCTTCTTGAGATTGATTGAGTGTTATTTCTGTTGGTAAAACCAAATCAACAACAATATTTCCCTCATCCCATTGTGGCAGGAAAGCTGACGGAATATGAAGATATAAAACTGCCGACGTAGCTAAAAAAGCTATAATTAATGGAATTGAAACCCAAGAGTGCTTAAAACTTTTACGCATAAAATTTATATATTTATCTATATATTTCTGCATAAAATCTTCATTTTTATTTTGTTCCTTTGGAAGCATTATATATGCTATTACAGGAGTTAAAAAAATCGCTATTAGTTGGGAGATGAAGTAAGTTATAACCAAAACTATCGCTAATTGTTTAAAAAAGACTCCGACTATGCCACTGACAAGCAAAAGAGGAACAAATATTAAAACAGAAATTGTTGTAGCAACACTCATAATAGGCAAAATCTCACCAGATCCCTTGATAATGGCATTCCGTTTTGTCTCCCCGTTTTCGTAATGACGTTCTATATTTTCAACAACTATCAGCATTTGATCAATCAGTCCTCCCATCGCCGCAACCATACCGCCAAGAGAAAAAATATTAAAATCAATACCAATAAGTTTCATACCTATTATGGTTATAAAAAAAGTAACAGGAATAATAAAAAGTGCAGCTAAAGAGAGTGTAAATTTTCTTAAAAAGAAAAATATGATTAAAACAGCTATAAATGAACCAATTACTATGGCATCAACAACACTTCTTACAGCTTTTTTGATAAAAACAGTACCATCATAATACTTCTTAAGTTTAATGCCGTCTTTGGCGAGTTTTTTATTGAGTGCATCTACTTTTTTATTAAAGGCCTTTTGAACATCTATGGCATTTGCATTTGGCTGACGAAGCAAATCAAATACAACAGCATTTTTAAAGCCACTTACAGCAGAAATCTCTTTAACAGGATTTTCTCTCTCTATAAGCAGTGCAATATCACTCAGTTTTATACTTTTACCATTTCCAAGAGATATATTTAATTTTAAAAAATCATTTGCATTGGTTCTTTTTTGATTGAGTGAAAGAATATACTGAGTATGTTTATCATTAATAAGTCCCAAAAAATCTATACTGTTTTGGGCTTTTAACTGTGTGATAATATCATCTATATTTAATTTATACGCTGCTACTTTTTTGCCATCAAGTATAAGTTTATACTCACTCCATGCAGGAGATTTCATCTGTATATCATATACTCCATCGATTCCAAGCATAACAGGTTTTAACTCATAATAAAGCTTTTCCGTCAATCTTGCACGAGAAACACTGTCTGAACCTATGGCATAAATAGAAACAGGATACATGCTCGGTGTTGCCTGTTTAATTGTTATTTTGGCGTTTGGACTTATAGAGTTTTTAATATCCGCCATACGAGCCTGAACGAGTTGATAAGCCAGATAAGGGTCTATACTCCAGTTGAAGTAGATATTAATATCAGTTGTTCCGACTGAGGTAGAAGAGACTATCTTTTGTACATCTTGAACACTCTTTAGGGCTTCTTCGCTTGGCTTTGTAACGGAGTAAAGCATCTGTGAAATAGGGGCATGCCCATTGTCAATGCTTACTTCAATACGTGGAAAAAAGATATTGGGCAATACTCCTTGTGGAATAGTAGTTGAGACTTTGTACCCAACAGAAGTTAATAGTGTAATAATTAAAATAATCGCTAGTTTATTTTTGAGTATGTAGAGGTAAAAACCTTTTTTCTCTTGCATTACTTCACACTCACTCTCAAGTTATCATGAAGCATATAGGCATTTTTAAGTGCTACTCTTGCATCTTTTGGAAGTGTGTTTTTGATAAGAGCATTTTGCAGCATATCTTTTTGAATCTCAATAAAAGCGAGATGGGCGATATTGTTTTTATCTATAAGATAAACTGCCGGACGATTATCAACAAGAACTATTGCTTCTTTTGCTATGAGAATACCATTGAGATTTTTTAAGATGATTTTAGCTGTAAGTTGTAGATTCAAAGGAAGTTTCTCAGCCGGTTTAGCAATGAGTTCCATAAGGTTATTAGAAGTTTTTGGAAGAATATTGACGATAGTTGCAAAACAATTTTTGTAGCTGCTTTGTAGTTGTACTTGCATTTCTTTTTTAATTTTTACAGCATAACTGCTGTCTACAAAAAGTTTTACATAGTTATTTTCATCAAGCAGCATTGCTATAGTTGTTCCATAATTTATATAAGAATTATTTGACACAAAATTTGTAAGCACTCCATTGTGTGGTGCTTTAATAAGTGCATTTTTTTGTTCTAAAAGAAGCAGGTTATACTCATTTAGCGTGCTATGGTAAATTTCTTTTAAGTGTTCATAAGCAATTTTGTCACTAAGATAACTGTTTTTTGAAGCGACACCCATTTTATATTTTTCTAGTGATGTTTGAAGTTTTGTCTTAAAAAAGTTGAGTTCATTTGTTTGTAAGCTTAATTTATTATGCAGATATTGCAACTTTTTATCTCTTGTTTTATTAGTTACAAGTGCAATAATATCACCTTTAGCTACAGTGCTGTTTTGAGAAATCTTCCAATGGAGAATACCTGATATTTTTGCTGTTAATGCATACCTGCTTTTTGAAATAACTTTACCGTTGACTTCTATAGTAGATGACATTGTGCTCATTTTAGGTTTAATAATACTAACAGAAACCGACGAAGCAAAAACAGGGATACAAAGGAGATAAACAAGTATTATTTTTTGAAACATTATTAGCCTTTGTATATATTTACTTCAATAATATACAAAGAAGATGAAATGAAAATGAATTTTCTCTTATTTTAAAGCTATAAAAGTAGCAAAATTGGCCCATCTCAAAAGTACTTCACAATGAGAAAAACCTGCATTTAATGCCATTTTTATATTTTCTTCTTCACTGTAAGGTACAAGCACATTTTCCAAAGCTTCACGTTTTTGCATAATCTCATACTCTGAGTAGCCTTGTTCCTTTTTAAAATCATAATAGCATTCAATCAACTCTTTATTGAGTTTTGGATGATGAGAAATTACCTTTTCGCTAAATATAAAAGCACCCTCTTTTTGTAATGCAGCTGCAATTTTTTTTACTAATTCTTCGCGTACAAGGGGACGGATAAATTGCAGAGTATAGTTACTTATAAAAACATCTGCCTCTTTGTAGTCGTACTCAAGTATGTCAGCATTGCAAACTTCAATATCCGCACCGTATGCTTCACATTTCTGCCTCGCACGTTGCAACATTGCCTCAGAGTTGTCAAGACCGATGAGTTCTGCGTTCGTTGATAATTTTCTATGGATATTAAGCAGTGTTGATGCCGTTGAACAGCCCAAATCATATACTCTCCCGTTTTCATTCAAGTTTTTGAGGGCAAAAAATTCTGTAATTTTCTGAGACTCTTTATAAAAGGGTACGCTTCTCTCAAGCATATCATCAAAGACGGCTGCAACCTCTTCATCAAATTCAAACTGTTTTTTTATCGGTTTTGCAAATACTTTATCATTCATAAATAGAATTTTATCAAAATAAGCCTATAATTGAGTAAAAAAAGGATATTTATGGATATATCGCTCTCTTCATGGATGATGATTGCCTTTGTTTTAGCACTTATAGTAAGTATATGGAAAGTCTACAAATTCATGCCAAGTAAGGCTTTGCATGATGATGACACAACGCCTCAGGCACAAACAGAGTTAATAGGTTTGATTTTAAAAATTATTAAAGGAAGCAATGGAGAACTCACAGAAAAAGAATTAATTGAGATGGTGACACAGCATGAAGATTTTGATGTCGAACACTTTTGGAGGTTTAACGAAAACAAACTCAAGCAGCTTTTACATATACATTATATAAAAAATCCCGATACAAAAAGTATCAAGGATATTCATAAAAAACTCAATACTTAGTTTCTATCCATCGCATTTAAGTCTTTATAGGCTTGAATCACACGCTCGACCAAGTTCTCTTGACCTGCACGAAGCCATTTTCTAGGATCATAATATTTTTTATTCGGTTTATCTTCGCCTTGGGGGTTTCCGATTTGGCTTTGAAGATAATCGTGATATTTTTCTACATATTTGCGAACACCGTCCCATGTTGCCCATTGAGTATCGGTATCTATATTCATTTTCACAACACCGTACCCGATGGCTTCGCTTATTTCAGAAGGAAGTGACCCTGAACCACCGTGAAATACAAAATTTACAGGTTCTTCTTCTGTATGGAATTTCTCTTGAATATATTTTTGTGAATTATCTAAAATTTTAGGCGTCAACTGTACATTACCCGGTTTATAAACACCGTGCACGTTTCCAAACGAAGCTGCTATAGTAAAGTTTGAAGAAATTTCACTCAATTCTTTATACGCGAGTGCGACTTCTTCTGGCTGCGTGTATAAAAGAGCATTGTCAATGTTCGTATTGTCAACACCGTCTTCTTCTCCGCCTGTACAGCCGAGTTCTATCTCAATACTCATACCGATTTTACTCATTCTCTCCAAATAAGCCTTACATGTACCAATATTTTCATTTAAAGACTCTTCGGAGAGGTCAAGCATGTGAGAAGAAAAAAGCGGTTTACCCTGTGTTTTATAATAACTCTCACCTGCTTCAAGCAGAGCATTTATCCATGGAAGCAGTTTCTTCGATGCATGATCCGTATGTAAAATAACGGCAACACCGTATGCTTCTGCCATCATATGTGTATGAATCGCACCGGCAACAGCACCGACAATCGCCGCTTTTTCACCGTCATTATTCAAACCTTTCCCTGCATAATAAGAAGCACCGCCGTTACTAAACTGTATAATAACAGGAGAATTAGCTTTTGCGGCAGCTTCTAAAACACCGTTGACGGAGTCTGTATTTACCACATTAACGGCAGGTATGGCAAAGCCGACCTTTTTAGCATGTTCATATACCTTTAAAACATCATCACCGAAAAGAACTCCAGGTTTAACAATATCCAATACACCATTACTCATAATAATTCCCTACATAATTTTTGAAATTATAATATATAGTTCATTTAAAAGAACTTTATGCTAAAATCATACACCAAAGGATTTTGAGAATGAGTAGCAAAACAGAAATTAATACAGATATTGTTCTCATAGATATTATTAATTTTTCTATACTCACCACAAAACAGCAGCTTGAAATCATCAACTTTTTAACACGTAGTTACAAAAAGATTATTGAGCGGATACTAGAGAATGCAAAACTTCCACTGAGCGAACTGATATTGGGCTATATTCCCACTGGTGACGGCTTTTATTGCATACTCACACCAAAGTTCAGAGGCTATGGAACAATTCTTGGACTGAGTTTTAATCATTTTTCAGAACAAATTTCAAAAAAATTTTCTTATTTTCAAGGCTTACGTATAGCTGCTCATACAGGGAAAATCAACCAGTTTACAGATATTTTAGGGCATAAAAATTTTATAGGAACAGGACTTAACGACTGTGCCCGATATTTAGAGCTTAAAGACTTCAATATTTCAACGGTAATGATTTCTGATGAGGCATATTACAACTTTCAGCGCTTCATAACTGTGCACAAAGAGTATAATCAACTACTCATAGAAAGAGAGTTCAAAAAATCACCGCTTTACAGATTTAAAGACAAACACAACAATGAAAAGAAGGGATACCGTGTATGGCTGAGAAAATCGGGTATAATTATCCCTCCAATTTATAAATTTTAAACAAGCATTAAAGAAAGGAAGATGAATGAAACTGACACTTGATGAGTATTCAAAAAAATTCAAAATGTCAAAAGAGATGATTAATTCCAAACTTCGTACCAAAAAACTAAACTATATTGTTGAAGATGATACTGTCTATATAATCGTTCCTGATGAAGTCCCCCAAAAACAGGCACAGCCATCATCTCCAAGTAAATCACCGGCAAAACCAAGAACAACAGTTGCAATGGTTTTATCATTGTATCAAAAAGAGAACCTGCAGCTCAAAGCTAAAATTGTACAGCTAGAAGAAAAAATAGACAAACTTATAGATGACAAAGAGCAAATGCTTCGCGATGAGATGAGTAAAATAGAAAAAGTCTATAGTACAAAAGATGAACAGTTAAAACAAGTTCTAGAACTGCTTAACACAAAACTTCTTGCCCAAAGTACAAATACCGTGCATGATGTTGAACCTTTACCTCAAACGCAAAAAGCAATAGATGTAGAAGAGGAAAATAAGATTGTCGAGCTCAAAAGCTACCTTAAAACACTTGAGTTAGAACCTTACCAGAGAAAAATCATTAAAAAAAGATTTTTGGCAGTTTATGACAGTGATGTCAGAGTAATCAAACAAAATGGTAAGCTCTACCTTGATTTTGCCAAATATGATTACAGCGATTTACTCGAGTATTAAATAATGCCAAAAATAGAAAATAAAATCATAAAAACGAGGTATATAGCAGAAGCATTAAATATTTTTGCAGAAGAAAATCTTATTTCTCCATCAGAATGTGATTTCCTTATTAATAAGGTTGACACTTATATAAAAAGTAATGCGACCGAATCTTTTGAACTCTACAGCAAAGATGTACAAAAGAGTTATATGGACAAAGAAAGAATCCTTAATGAACATATCGAGTTTCATCAGCTCTATACTATTACAGCTATGCAAAGAGAGAAAACAGAACTAGAACTTGAGTATACTATTGATTATTCAAAATACTCCACCCATCCTACGCTCATTTTATCACCAGATTCAAAAATTCCTTACAAAACATATAAGCCCATTGATTTGTTGAAAAAACTTTTTAGAGAGTTCAATAAGATTAAGGCATATCATCAAATACTCATCAACATATTTGATGAAGATATGAAAAAGTATCTGAAACTTTTAGTAAAATACATCTATGCGGGAAAATTTATCAAACGAGTAAAAATTCCGCTCTTTAACGGTATAACCCCTCTTATCACACGCCCAAGCAAACTTATATTTTGGTTTCAAGAAAAAGAGCATAAGAGCGAAGTGGTTGAAGTAGAAGAGAATGAAGTACTTGTTGAGTACAAAAAACCTATTTACGGGCAGAACGGATTGAATGCTTTTGGGGAGTATATAGATACAGCTTTTGCCAATAATGTAGATGATTTACAGGCTAGAGTTGATGAAAACTCTATTAAAATCGAAGAAAATACAACAACAAAACGCTATATTAGTAAAATACGCGGTTATATACATTATGACGGCAAAGAATTACTTGTTGATAACCGCATTAAAATTAGTGAAATTTCAAGACATAGAGACCTCGTCGATGACTTGGAGGATAATAATATTGAAGTTGTAGTCACACAACATGATACAAATCGAGATACAATCAAAGAGGGAGTCATTCTTGTTTCAGAAAGAATACATGTAGATGGTTTTGTCGGTGCAAAGAGTCGTCTCGAAGCTGTAACACTGGAAATTGATGGTGCCACACACCAAGATTCCATACAATATGCAAAATATGCAAGCGTTAACAGACATAAAGGCACGCTAAGATGCCATGAAGGAAAAATAAAACTCCTTGAAGGCGGTGTCGTTTATGCGACCACTGTGGATATTGAATCTTCTATAGGCGGCGCAGTATATGCACAAGATGTCACTATAGGGCATGTTAAAAACAATTTGAAGGTTTATGCTTCAAATTCGATTACCGTGCGCCTTGTAAGCGGAGAAGATAACCTGTTTAAAATCAATTACCGCGATATCCCAATATTAGAGAGTAAAATAAAATTTATAGAGAGTGATCTTGAAGATCTTAAATATAAGCTGGAAGAAGCAAAAAGACACAGCCTAAGCAGAGTTGAAGAATTAAAAAAAGAGATCCAATCTCTAAAAAATGAAAAAAAAGCAATACAAAACTCCTACAAAAACGCCACTATTACTGTAAAAGAACCTTTTAGAGGTCTCAACAATATTGTATTTACAATAGATGAATCTCATGAAATATCATATAAAACAGATGCACAATTCTACACTCCTTTTTATCTTGAGATGAAAGAAAATATCATCACCCTCCATCCTGTCGCAAAATCAATAGTCATAGAAGAATAAGTAAAAATATTTTTATTTTTCTATATATTGGAACAAACTATAGTAATTTTATACGGAAAACCGTGTATAATATATTGTTTACATTGTAATATATAGTTAAAATTTTATATTTAACACTATATATAATATATAACATACTATATTTGAACATTTATATTAAATAAAATGTATATTTAAGTATTAAATCCGTATAATCTTGCTTATGCAAATTAATGATTTATTTAATATCTTACATAACTCAATAGAGTCTCAAAATAATGGGAAAAAAATTTCCCTTAAAGATATGGCAAAAAGTCTAGGGATTTCTATGCGCACATATCAAGACTGGAAACTGGGGCGTGCAAAACCTCAGGCGGCTGCAACCGTTATGAAGATGTTAGGTAAATTGGATGATGATGAAATCATTAGAGCTGTAAGAAAAATCAATAAGTTAGAGGAGTAGCGTAATGGGTGTACTGACTAAAAATGAAAGGGATGGTCTTGAAGATGTGTTTTTATCTATACATACATCAACAAATAAATACAAAAAAATTAAAGATTTATCAGCTTTAATTATGACGCATGAAACTACTCTGAATTTCAAAAAGCTCTTAAAACAGGCTAAATATGGACTAAAAGAAACAAAAATATCACAATTTCTACTAAAATACAGCAAAAAGAAGAAAAATTTAAGCAAATAAACTATAAAGTATCTCTAGCTGAATTATTTCAGGGCAAATCTTAATCCAAGGGTAAATTTATGAATAAAGCACAATTCGTTGAATTAGTACAAGAGCACGGGAACTACAAAACTAAGGTAGAAGCTGAAAATGCAATCAAAGCTTTTACTGAAGCGGTAATCGAAGCATTAGTAAAAGGGGAAGATGTTTCTCTAGTAGGTTTTGGTAGTTTTGCAGCAGCACTACAAAAAGGTAAAACTGGTAAAGTTCCAGGTACTGATAAAACTTATACTACTCAAGATAAAATGGTTCCTAAATTTAAAGCTGGTAAAGGTCTTAAAGACCGCGTTGCAGCTGGTAAATAATCATTCAAGAGTATTACTTGTAATAGGTAGTACTCTTTTGATCTTTCTATTCCCCTCAATTTTTCAATAAAATACTCATTTTATATATAAAACCAAATACACTTGATATACTATACAATATAAATTTGCATACAAAAATTAAAGGAAATTCAATGAAAGTAACAAAAAGTGAAGATGAATGGGAAAAAGAACTCAGTCCAGA includes:
- a CDS encoding efflux RND transporter permease subunit, with protein sequence MQEKKGFYLYILKNKLAIILIITLLTSVGYKVSTTIPQGVLPNIFFPRIEVSIDNGHAPISQMLYSVTKPSEEALKSVQDVQKIVSSTSVGTTDINIYFNWSIDPYLAYQLVQARMADIKNSISPNAKITIKQATPSMYPVSIYAIGSDSVSRARLTEKLYYELKPVMLGIDGVYDIQMKSPAWSEYKLILDGKKVAAYKLNIDDIITQLKAQNSIDFLGLINDKHTQYILSLNQKRTNANDFLKLNISLGNGKSIKLSDIALLIERENPVKEISAVSGFKNAVVFDLLRQPNANAIDVQKAFNKKVDALNKKLAKDGIKLKKYYDGTVFIKKAVRSVVDAIVIGSFIAVLIIFFFLRKFTLSLAALFIIPVTFFITIIGMKLIGIDFNIFSLGGMVAAMGGLIDQMLIVVENIERHYENGETKRNAIIKGSGEILPIMSVATTISVLIFVPLLLVSGIVGVFFKQLAIVLVITYFISQLIAIFLTPVIAYIMLPKEQNKNEDFMQKYIDKYINFMRKSFKHSWVSIPLIIAFLATSAVLYLHIPSAFLPQWDEGNIVVDLVLPTEITLNQSQEEFDEIGMILSKIPEVKNWTMRIGTGLGKLNIPINQGDFLVTLKANHKRSSFEVIDDIRKKIEAQIPNIVELGLSQVLEDRLGDIMGADAPISVHLFGSNPEELITQGYKLQKVLRKIKDVEEVNVLTSYASPAINIKAKSIARSRYGIDEAMIRSQISALYYGKIVASVANGEKLINLRVLMSRPNIDPIAYLKKDLKIYSPTLKQRIPLKELADISYENKVAEVSHYNLSPVCVLGIRFTGNDMSGVVAKIKKEMNNAKIPDNITTEISGFYKEQQKSFKQMSLVILFAVTIIFIGLLLNFSSLRIAVAIVTALILTSTGVFLALYLTHKPLDIMAFMGVLIVLSIVINNNVLIYDFFQMNLNHQTCEIEQQLDALALRAKPILMTMVSNALALLPIALAIGTGTQIIQDLAISIMGGLLFAIVINLYIIPLFFHFIRIR
- a CDS encoding efflux RND transporter periplasmic adaptor subunit; translation: MSTMSSTIEVNGKVISKSRYALTAKISGILHWKISQNSTVAKGDIIALVTNKTRDKKLQYLHNKLSLQTNELNFFKTKLQTSLEKYKMGVASKNSYLSDKIAYEHLKEIYHSTLNEYNLLLLEQKNALIKAPHNGVLTNFVSNNSYINYGTTIAMLLDENNYVKLFVDSSYAVKIKKEMQVQLQSSYKNCFATIVNILPKTSNNLMELIAKPAEKLPLNLQLTAKIILKNLNGILIAKEAIVLVDNRPAVYLIDKNNIAHLAFIEIQKDMLQNALIKNTLPKDARVALKNAYMLHDNLRVSVK
- the cmoA gene encoding carboxy-S-adenosyl-L-methionine synthase CmoA, which produces MNDKVFAKPIKKQFEFDEEVAAVFDDMLERSVPFYKESQKITEFFALKNLNENGRVYDLGCSTASTLLNIHRKLSTNAELIGLDNSEAMLQRARQKCEAYGADIEVCNADILEYDYKEADVFISNYTLQFIRPLVREELVKKIAAALQKEGAFIFSEKVISHHPKLNKELIECYYDFKKEQGYSEYEIMQKREALENVLVPYSEEENIKMALNAGFSHCEVLLRWANFATFIALK
- the fbaA gene encoding class II fructose-bisphosphate aldolase, giving the protein MSNGVLDIVKPGVLFGDDVLKVYEHAKKVGFAIPAVNVVNTDSVNGVLEAAAKANSPVIIQFSNGGASYYAGKGLNNDGEKAAIVGAVAGAIHTHMMAEAYGVAVILHTDHASKKLLPWINALLEAGESYYKTQGKPLFSSHMLDLSEESLNENIGTCKAYLERMSKIGMSIEIELGCTGGEEDGVDNTNIDNALLYTQPEEVALAYKELSEISSNFTIAASFGNVHGVYKPGNVQLTPKILDNSQKYIQEKFHTEEEPVNFVFHGGSGSLPSEISEAIGYGVVKMNIDTDTQWATWDGVRKYVEKYHDYLQSQIGNPQGEDKPNKKYYDPRKWLRAGQENLVERVIQAYKDLNAMDRN
- a CDS encoding flagellar assembly protein A, with translation MPKIENKIIKTRYIAEALNIFAEENLISPSECDFLINKVDTYIKSNATESFELYSKDVQKSYMDKERILNEHIEFHQLYTITAMQREKTELELEYTIDYSKYSTHPTLILSPDSKIPYKTYKPIDLLKKLFREFNKIKAYHQILINIFDEDMKKYLKLLVKYIYAGKFIKRVKIPLFNGITPLITRPSKLIFWFQEKEHKSEVVEVEENEVLVEYKKPIYGQNGLNAFGEYIDTAFANNVDDLQARVDENSIKIEENTTTKRYISKIRGYIHYDGKELLVDNRIKISEISRHRDLVDDLEDNNIEVVVTQHDTNRDTIKEGVILVSERIHVDGFVGAKSRLEAVTLEIDGATHQDSIQYAKYASVNRHKGTLRCHEGKIKLLEGGVVYATTVDIESSIGGAVYAQDVTIGHVKNNLKVYASNSITVRLVSGEDNLFKINYRDIPILESKIKFIESDLEDLKYKLEEAKRHSLSRVEELKKEIQSLKNEKKAIQNSYKNATITVKEPFRGLNNIVFTIDESHEISYKTDAQFYTPFYLEMKENIITLHPVAKSIVIEE
- a CDS encoding helix-turn-helix transcriptional regulator, translated to MQINDLFNILHNSIESQNNGKKISLKDMAKSLGISMRTYQDWKLGRAKPQAAATVMKMLGKLDDDEIIRAVRKINKLEE
- a CDS encoding HU family DNA-binding protein → MNKAQFVELVQEHGNYKTKVEAENAIKAFTEAVIEALVKGEDVSLVGFGSFAAALQKGKTGKVPGTDKTYTTQDKMVPKFKAGKGLKDRVAAGK